One Xenopus tropicalis strain Nigerian chromosome 8, UCB_Xtro_10.0, whole genome shotgun sequence genomic window carries:
- the LOC100497863 gene encoding galactoside 3(4)-L-fucosyltransferase, translated as MVLGQSLQTNVRWILLIFLFIFLLSFAWRRSLVMPSFLHCQETEVMKNTSLDTKILTDNKETELVILVWVYPYGERFPLDSCETVYGISGCKLTADRQLYNVADAVIIHHADIMYNKETLPQTPRPHYQRWVWFNLEPPLIIQNLHFLDNLFNLTMTFRQDSDIYVTYGRIEAVKEPQNVTIPPKSKLVAWVVSKWYPGAPRIKYYEELKKYISVDIYGNKHMKLSKQDFYNTIIQYKFYLAFENSIYKDYITEKLWSNSLGTWSVPVVLGTSRKNYERFIPGDAFIHVDDFPSAKELAHFLFELDKDDERYRKYFNWRHHHHVKVSDGWPGWYCKACRVLKEQTEYQVIPSVEKWFLGNISF; from the coding sequence ATGGTGCTGGGACAATCCTTACAAACAAATGTTAGATGGATCCTTCTCATATTCCTATTTATTTTCCTCTTATCTTTTGCCTGGAGAAGATCACTTGTTATGCCAAGTTTCTTACACTGCCAGGAGACAGAGGTCATGAAGAATACAAGTCTAGACACAAAAATTCTTACAGACAATAAAGAGACAGAATTAGTGATTCTAGTTTGGGTTTATCCCTATGGAGAAAGGTTTCCACTTGATAGCTGCGAAACCGTTTATGGTATATCTGGCTGCAAGCTAACAGCAGATAGGCAGCTATATAATGTTGCTGATGCTGTCATCATACATCATGCAGATATTATGTATAACAAAGAAACACTGCCTCAAACACCAAGGCCTCATTACCAGCGATGGGTATGGTTTAATCTTGAACCTCCATTAATTATACAGAACTTGCATTTCCTGGATAATCTGTTTAACTTGACAATGACATTCCGGCAAGACTCTGATATCTATGTAACATACGGCCGTATTGAAGCAGTGAAGGAACCACAGAATGTTACTATTCCACCTAAGTCTAAGTTGGTGGCCTGGGTAGTCAGTAAGTGGTATCCAGGTGCCCCACGCATAAAGTATTATGAAGAACTTAAAAAGTACATTTCAGTTGATATCTATGGGAATAAACATATGAAACTAAGCAAGCAAGATTTTTATAACACCATTATCCAGTACAAGTTTTACCTGGCTTTTGAGAACTCCATATATAAGGACTATATCACTGAGAAATTATGGTCGAATTCACTTGGTACCTGGAGTGTGCCAGTTGTTCTAGGGACCTCTCGTAAGAACTATGAACGATTCATTCCTGGGGATGCCTTTATTCATGTAGATGATTTTCCAAGTGCTAAGGAACTTGCTCATTTTCTTTTTGAGCTGGACAAGGACGATGAAAGATACAGGAAGTATTTTAACTGGAGACATCACCACCATGTAAAAGTTAGTGATGGATGGCCAGGCTGGTACTGCAAAGCCTGCAGAGTACTAAAAGAGCAAACTGAGTATCAAGTCATTCCTAGTGTGGAAAAGTGGTTCCTAGGAAATATCTCTTTCTAG